The following are from one region of the Paenibacillus sp. KS-LC4 genome:
- a CDS encoding TetR/AcrR family transcriptional regulator yields MGKEKLDLRIRRTHKLLYNALLSLMEKQSFEAITVQQICDLAMVHRTTFYTHFNDKYDLLTRTLRQIAEEEFMLDKHTPPEIFQELFEIATKHKSIFSQLLSEERNSLRNIIRREMGSGIKKHLNTTFQLNSSSIDAEIVTEAHIGAILGVLNWWIENKMPIDQGEIYKVLEDWDFSVFNNKKQRTPL; encoded by the coding sequence ATGGGTAAAGAGAAATTGGATCTTAGGATAAGAAGAACTCATAAGCTGCTCTACAATGCATTGTTATCTTTAATGGAGAAGCAATCTTTTGAGGCCATAACCGTACAGCAAATTTGCGACTTAGCTATGGTTCATCGGACCACATTTTACACTCATTTCAATGACAAGTATGATTTGCTTACACGTACGTTGAGACAGATTGCTGAGGAAGAGTTTATGTTGGATAAACATACGCCCCCTGAAATTTTTCAGGAGCTCTTCGAAATTGCTACTAAACATAAAAGCATATTTTCACAGCTATTATCTGAAGAAAGGAACTCCCTGCGTAATATTATTCGGAGAGAAATGGGTTCAGGTATAAAAAAGCATTTAAATACTACTTTTCAATTGAACAGCAGCTCCATTGATGCTGAAATAGTGACAGAAGCACATATCGGCGCCATTCTTGGCGTACTAAATTGGTGGATTGAAAACAAGATGCCTATTGATCAAGGCGAAATTTATAAAGTGTTAGAGGATTGGGATTTTTCTGTATTCAATAATAAAAAACAGCGGACACCGTTATGA
- a CDS encoding acyl-CoA dehydrogenase family protein produces the protein MGNLGAVNKLTAEEQQLLQNATDLVPVLREFGRKIDEDRHIPEELIQKISQAGLFKLGTPKKYGGHEVSIRALIEIISELARGNGSVAWVVQIINGNNFNASLCLGSEVLDSIFKQEEEIRFCSVLQARQAIVRKTEGGYFIEHGLWGFGSGSKHATHALLNLRDSKGMQENQGMLLAVVPMSQIKIIDDWYTMSLKGSASNSLEMNNVFIEEQYVVVQEQEVIKGSSSMLRTLQGIDRYRPYANIISSLTTGIGAILGLARGALEYFVDTAPRKGITLTIHRSQAEVGHIQYKVGLAAMKIESAHLHINRSIENLENHMKSGEPFSKKEFAQIQTDIAYAAMLCTDAVDMVMAESGGSAIADSNPLSQIYRDIRGGANHALTTASTGLELYGRILFGLPPQHVFTISAAPLLRD, from the coding sequence ATGGGAAATTTAGGTGCAGTCAATAAACTCACTGCTGAAGAGCAGCAATTGCTTCAGAATGCAACGGATTTGGTTCCGGTTCTGCGAGAATTTGGAAGGAAAATTGATGAGGATAGACATATACCTGAGGAGCTTATTCAGAAAATTTCTCAGGCAGGACTATTTAAGCTTGGAACTCCAAAAAAATATGGCGGTCATGAAGTTAGTATTCGAGCCTTAATTGAAATTATTTCCGAATTGGCAAGAGGAAACGGTTCTGTGGCCTGGGTAGTCCAAATTATAAATGGAAATAACTTTAACGCTTCTCTGTGCTTGGGCTCAGAAGTGCTGGATTCGATTTTTAAGCAGGAAGAGGAAATACGCTTCTGTTCAGTCCTGCAAGCACGTCAAGCCATTGTAAGAAAAACAGAAGGAGGTTACTTTATTGAGCATGGCTTATGGGGATTTGGTTCGGGATCTAAGCACGCAACACATGCCTTGTTAAATTTAAGGGACTCTAAAGGTATGCAGGAGAACCAAGGAATGCTGCTGGCTGTTGTCCCAATGAGTCAAATTAAAATTATAGATGACTGGTACACAATGAGCTTAAAAGGTTCCGCAAGCAATAGCTTGGAAATGAATAATGTATTTATTGAGGAACAGTATGTAGTCGTTCAAGAGCAAGAGGTTATAAAGGGTTCGAGCTCCATGCTCAGGACATTACAAGGGATAGATCGATACAGGCCGTATGCCAATATAATATCCAGTCTTACAACGGGTATAGGCGCCATACTTGGTCTAGCCAGGGGGGCATTGGAATATTTTGTAGATACTGCGCCTAGAAAAGGAATTACGTTGACCATCCACAGATCCCAAGCAGAGGTTGGGCATATTCAGTACAAAGTAGGACTTGCTGCTATGAAAATTGAATCGGCACATCTGCACATTAATCGCTCTATCGAAAATTTGGAGAACCATATGAAAAGTGGGGAACCATTTAGTAAAAAAGAGTTTGCGCAAATCCAAACGGATATCGCATATGCAGCTATGTTATGTACCGATGCAGTCGATATGGTGATGGCAGAAAGCGGAGGCAGCGCTATTGCTGATTCTAATCCATTGTCCCAAATATACCGCGATATTCGAGGTGGTGCAAACCATGCACTCACTACGGCATCTACCGGTCTGGAGTTGTATGGAAGAATACTTTTTGGGTTGCCCCCTCAGCATGTATTTACCATTTCTGCTGCTCCACTGCTCAGAGATTAA
- the ssuE gene encoding NADPH-dependent FMN reductase: MKKITIISGSPNENSRVNGIINYAKKILLDNGYEVSIINVASLPAEDLLHAHFNSEPIVASLLKVAEATGVIIASPVYKTTFTGVIKAYIDLLPEKGFKDKIIAAYFVGGTISNLLSIDYAVKPILASMGAKYFAENVFAVDSQIERSEDSAGNLLFQITEELKQRIHNSVMDLINY; the protein is encoded by the coding sequence ATGAAAAAAATAACGATCATTTCCGGAAGTCCAAATGAAAACTCACGTGTCAATGGTATAATTAATTATGCGAAAAAAATACTGCTTGATAACGGATACGAAGTATCCATCATTAATGTGGCCTCATTGCCTGCAGAAGATTTATTGCATGCTCATTTTAACAGCGAGCCTATTGTTGCTTCACTTTTAAAAGTCGCCGAGGCAACAGGAGTCATTATAGCAAGCCCGGTGTACAAAACAACCTTTACAGGAGTCATAAAAGCATATATCGACTTATTACCCGAAAAGGGCTTTAAAGATAAAATTATCGCTGCCTACTTTGTAGGCGGAACGATCTCTAACCTACTGTCAATCGACTATGCAGTAAAACCAATATTAGCCTCAATGGGGGCTAAATACTTCGCAGAGAATGTGTTTGCTGTAGACAGCCAAATTGAGCGCTCCGAGGACAGTGCCGGAAACCTATTATTCCAAATTACGGAGGAGCTTAAGCAGCGAATCCATAATTCTGTCATGGATCTCATCAACTACTAA